The Pseudanabaena galeata CCNP1313 genome includes a region encoding these proteins:
- a CDS encoding methyltransferase domain-containing protein produces the protein MDRIKYALGLVLAKLFPKKADEIRKNFTIPNYHWTNLKVPIVDRLIRFYLGYKIKKQEGKISDELESIHRNFWSNADTYFANTKNRTEEVHIPAHKDIVQRLIPLLVDKNIQSVYEFGTGDGRWLNYLSQQWTVVKKFIGIDISERQVEDNNRTYGHLTFVRSDLIEWTEKNATHNTLYHTCGGVLEYLSEESVKRLIKILRNQAKDSIIFFIEPLYGNYDINKDIASEIIGQEYSYTHNYIHLLESAGFEIISHDEKEVGYLGRMLIVLAYNKG, from the coding sequence ATGGACAGAATAAAATATGCATTAGGTTTGGTGTTAGCCAAATTATTTCCTAAAAAAGCTGATGAAATCCGCAAAAATTTTACGATTCCTAATTATCATTGGACTAACCTAAAAGTTCCTATTGTTGATAGATTAATTCGGTTTTACCTTGGATACAAAATAAAGAAGCAAGAGGGTAAGATCTCAGATGAGTTGGAATCAATCCATAGAAATTTTTGGAGCAACGCAGACACGTATTTTGCTAACACTAAAAATAGAACAGAAGAAGTACATATACCAGCACATAAGGACATCGTTCAAAGGCTAATCCCTTTATTGGTAGATAAAAACATTCAATCTGTATACGAATTTGGGACTGGAGATGGAAGATGGTTGAATTATCTATCTCAACAATGGACAGTTGTTAAGAAATTTATTGGGATTGATATATCAGAGCGTCAAGTCGAGGACAATAATAGAACGTATGGTCATCTTACATTTGTTAGGTCAGATTTAATTGAATGGACTGAGAAAAACGCAACACACAATACTCTATATCATACCTGTGGTGGAGTTCTTGAGTATTTATCGGAAGAATCAGTTAAACGTCTCATTAAGATATTGAGAAATCAAGCAAAAGATTCGATAATATTTTTTATTGAGCCTCTTTATGGGAATTATGATATTAACAAAGATATTGCTTCAGAAATAATCGGTCAAGAATATTCATACACCCATAATTATATTCACTTGCTAGAATCAGCAGGCTTTGAAATTATAAGTCATGACGAAAAAGAAGTGGGTTATTTGGGGAGAATGCTTATTGTGTTAGCTTATAACAAGGGGTGA
- a CDS encoding hemolysin family protein has product MSSLAFEALLIILLIIANGVFSMSELAIVSARRVRLEQWAKEGNAKARAALRLIASPNNFLSTVQIGITLIGILSGALGGATVAKTLQKSLDTVPLLQPYSETFSFAIVVGIITYLSLVVGELVPKRLAMSNAEQIACAVAPPMRFLANFGTPVVYLLSISTEALLGLLGIQATEESQVTEEEIKVMIAQGAESGMFEEAEHDMVERVFRLGDRPIKSLMTPRTEIDWLDVDAPFEETQREVLESGHSRFPVARENLDDCVGIVEIKEFLNASLKGQQIDLVKVSSPPLYVAETASALSVLEQFKQSGDRVAMVTDEYGGVEGLVTLTDLLEAIVGDLPSSDRQGDPDAMQREDGSWLIDGMISSDRLKEILEVEELPFEKEHNYHTLGGLMMTYLRHIPMVGEHFTWERMRFEVVDMDGNRVDKVLVNLSPPLPPVDEDPKSTKRT; this is encoded by the coding sequence ATGTCTTCCCTCGCTTTTGAAGCTTTACTCATCATTTTGCTAATTATTGCCAATGGTGTTTTTTCGATGTCCGAGCTAGCGATTGTTTCTGCTCGCAGAGTGCGCCTAGAGCAATGGGCAAAGGAAGGAAATGCAAAAGCCAGAGCAGCTTTAAGACTGATCGCCTCACCTAATAATTTTTTGTCAACTGTACAAATTGGCATCACCTTAATCGGGATTTTAAGCGGTGCATTGGGTGGCGCAACCGTGGCAAAAACCTTGCAAAAATCATTAGATACTGTCCCCCTGCTACAACCCTATAGCGAAACCTTTAGCTTTGCGATTGTGGTCGGTATCATTACTTACCTATCTCTGGTGGTTGGTGAGCTTGTACCTAAGCGCTTAGCAATGAGCAATGCCGAGCAGATTGCCTGTGCCGTTGCCCCGCCAATGCGATTTCTTGCTAATTTTGGTACTCCTGTTGTCTATTTGCTAAGCATTTCCACCGAAGCTTTACTTGGCTTACTAGGGATTCAGGCAACTGAAGAATCACAAGTTACAGAAGAAGAAATTAAGGTGATGATTGCTCAGGGTGCTGAGTCGGGGATGTTTGAAGAAGCTGAGCATGACATGGTTGAGCGTGTTTTTCGTTTAGGCGATCGCCCGATCAAATCTCTAATGACTCCGCGTACTGAAATCGACTGGCTGGATGTCGATGCCCCGTTTGAAGAAACGCAGCGCGAAGTTTTGGAGAGTGGACATTCACGCTTTCCTGTAGCCAGAGAAAACCTCGATGATTGCGTCGGCATTGTCGAAATCAAAGAATTCCTCAATGCAAGTCTTAAGGGGCAGCAGATCGATCTAGTTAAAGTTAGCAGCCCGCCTTTATATGTTGCAGAGACAGCTAGTGCCTTGAGCGTATTAGAGCAGTTCAAGCAATCTGGCGATCGCGTCGCGATGGTGACTGATGAGTATGGTGGTGTTGAGGGACTTGTGACTCTTACTGATTTGCTCGAAGCGATCGTTGGTGACTTGCCATCCAGCGATCGCCAAGGTGATCCCGATGCGATGCAGCGAGAAGATGGGTCTTGGTTGATCGATGGCATGATTTCTAGCGATCGCCTCAAAGAAATCCTCGAAGTTGAGGAGCTACCCTTTGAAAAAGAGCATAATTACCACACCCTCGGTGGATTGATGATGACCTATCTCAGGCATATTCCCATGGTTGGCGAACACTTTACTTGGGAAAGAATGCGCTTTGAAGTCGTTGATATGGATGGTAACCGTGTAGATAAAGTACTAGTTAATCTCTCTCCACCATTACCACCAGTAGACGAAGATCCCAAAAGTACTAAGCGAACCTAA
- a CDS encoding photosystem II reaction center X protein: protein MTQSLTNFLGSLIAGGVVLGLIFAAVLIVSQKDRIIRKG, encoded by the coding sequence ATGACACAATCGTTAACTAATTTTCTAGGCAGCCTTATCGCAGGTGGCGTAGTTCTTGGTCTAATTTTCGCAGCCGTTTTGATCGTTAGCCAAAAAGATCGCATTATCCGCAAAGGTTAA
- a CDS encoding phosphate-starvation-inducible PsiE family protein, translating into MSQQVKNLFRVLANAFTDESFLKAIRRIENIVSKVMAITLVVVIFGALFDLLRILTIDLFLSDPRGAFSIPLLKIFGMFLNVLIALELMENVTAYLRHHTIQLELVIITALTAVARKVIIFDTKADGDLTGLAIAVLSLSISYWIVRSQNKNSKN; encoded by the coding sequence GTGAGTCAACAGGTTAAAAATCTATTTCGCGTATTGGCGAACGCTTTTACTGATGAGAGCTTTTTAAAAGCAATTAGAAGAATTGAAAATATTGTTTCTAAAGTAATGGCGATCACCTTAGTTGTAGTAATTTTTGGCGCATTATTTGACCTATTGCGGATACTCACCATTGACCTGTTTTTAAGTGACCCTAGAGGGGCTTTCAGCATTCCTTTGCTCAAAATATTTGGAATGTTCCTGAATGTGCTAATCGCACTCGAACTCATGGAAAATGTCACTGCTTACTTGCGCCACCATACAATCCAACTAGAGCTAGTAATCATTACAGCTCTAACAGCGGTTGCTCGTAAAGTCATTATCTTTGACACCAAAGCTGATGGTGATCTTACGGGTTTGGCGATCGCAGTTCTGTCTCTATCAATCAGTTACTGGATTGTGCGTAGCCAAAACAAGAACTCTAAAAATTAA
- the gcvT gene encoding glycine cleavage system aminomethyltransferase GcvT yields MANILKRTPLYDFHVAAGARLVEFGGWEMPVQYKGLVAEHLAVRSQVGMFDVSHMGKFAISGEGVLEILNKLVPSNLGRVKVGQALYTVLLNEQAGIIDDVIFYRHEPDGDRENWTLIVNASTTDKDKAWLQQHLGDRLIDNSASQTLIAVQGKTAIATLQNIITEDLSKLPRLRFGHTRTEVLGVPSFVARTGYTGEDGCEIMTDIETGKALWQKLLDLGVAPCGLGCRDTLRLEAGMHLYGQDMNDTITPLEADLMWIVHLKEKGDFIGRAVLEDQKLNGVSRKLIGLELEGRNIARHDYPIRFEGETVGIVTSGTMSPTLGKAIAFGYVPTHLAKNGQILQVQIRDKEFPAKVTKRNFL; encoded by the coding sequence ATGGCCAACATTCTCAAACGCACGCCTTTATATGATTTCCATGTTGCTGCTGGTGCGCGATTGGTTGAATTTGGCGGCTGGGAGATGCCTGTCCAATATAAAGGGTTGGTTGCCGAACATCTAGCTGTGCGATCGCAAGTCGGGATGTTTGATGTGTCGCATATGGGCAAATTTGCAATTTCTGGGGAAGGTGTTCTCGAAATCTTGAACAAACTTGTGCCATCTAATTTAGGAAGAGTGAAGGTGGGACAGGCGCTATATACAGTTTTACTCAATGAACAAGCAGGGATTATTGATGATGTGATTTTTTATCGCCATGAACCTGATGGCGATCGCGAAAATTGGACATTAATCGTCAATGCCTCAACCACCGACAAAGATAAAGCATGGTTACAACAACATTTAGGCGATCGCCTGATTGATAACTCGGCTTCACAAACTCTCATTGCAGTTCAAGGCAAAACAGCGATCGCTACTCTCCAAAACATCATTACTGAAGATTTATCCAAACTACCCCGTTTGCGGTTTGGTCATACCCGTACTGAAGTGTTAGGTGTACCAAGCTTCGTAGCACGAACAGGCTACACAGGCGAAGATGGCTGTGAAATCATGACCGATATCGAAACAGGTAAGGCTCTTTGGCAAAAACTTCTCGATCTCGGCGTTGCTCCCTGTGGCTTAGGTTGCCGTGACACCCTGCGACTAGAGGCAGGAATGCATCTTTATGGTCAAGATATGAATGATACGATTACTCCTCTGGAAGCTGATCTGATGTGGATTGTGCATCTCAAAGAGAAAGGTGATTTTATCGGACGCGCGGTTTTAGAAGATCAAAAACTAAATGGAGTCTCTCGCAAATTAATCGGTTTAGAACTAGAAGGGCGCAATATTGCTCGTCACGATTATCCAATTCGATTTGAAGGCGAAACTGTCGGCATTGTCACCAGTGGCACGATGTCACCGACTCTAGGTAAGGCGATCGCTTTCGGCTATGTACCAACACACCTCGCCAAGAATGGGCAAATCCTCCAAGTCCAAATCCGCGATAAAGAGTTTCCTGCCAAAGTAACCAAGCGAAACTTCTTGTAG
- a CDS encoding LysR family transcriptional regulator → MSYHLSDSQLASHITLHQLQVFEVAARHGSYTRAAEELFLTQPTVSMQIKHLTKAIGMPLFEQVGKKLFLTQAGRELFTTCQEIFGRISQFEMSVADMKGLKQGYLKITVVTTAKYVIPRLLGPFCQRYPGVEISLKVTNHSGILERLSENKDDLYILSQVPDEPDVKAHPFLANPLVVLANHDHPLANEKNIPIQKLADEPFITRESGSGTRGYVQRLFDEHKVTPKVKMELASNEAIKQAIAGGLGISVLSRHTIALEGASGQIAILDVENFPIHCHWYVIHLAGKQLSVVAQAFLEYLQTEGKQIAENTTW, encoded by the coding sequence ATGAGTTACCACCTATCTGATTCTCAATTAGCTAGTCATATCACACTGCATCAGTTGCAGGTCTTTGAGGTGGCGGCTCGACATGGTAGCTATACCCGTGCAGCCGAGGAGTTATTCCTAACCCAACCCACAGTTTCAATGCAGATTAAACATTTGACAAAGGCGATCGGGATGCCTTTGTTTGAGCAGGTAGGCAAAAAACTTTTTTTAACTCAGGCTGGTCGAGAGTTGTTCACCACTTGCCAAGAGATTTTTGGACGCATATCTCAATTTGAGATGAGTGTTGCCGACATGAAGGGACTAAAACAGGGATATCTCAAGATAACAGTGGTGACAACAGCAAAATATGTGATCCCACGTTTACTGGGCCCATTTTGTCAGCGTTATCCTGGGGTGGAAATATCTCTGAAGGTAACTAACCATAGCGGTATTTTAGAGAGGCTATCTGAGAATAAGGATGATCTATATATTTTGAGTCAAGTTCCCGATGAGCCTGATGTCAAGGCGCACCCATTTCTAGCCAACCCATTAGTTGTCCTAGCAAACCATGATCACCCATTAGCAAATGAAAAAAATATTCCGATTCAAAAGTTAGCTGATGAGCCATTTATCACGAGAGAGTCGGGTTCTGGGACAAGGGGATATGTACAAAGGTTATTTGATGAACACAAAGTTACGCCCAAAGTAAAAATGGAGCTTGCAAGTAATGAGGCAATTAAGCAGGCGATCGCAGGAGGTCTAGGGATCTCAGTTTTGTCGCGCCATACGATCGCCTTAGAAGGGGCTTCAGGACAAATTGCGATTTTAGATGTGGAGAATTTTCCGATCCACTGTCACTGGTATGTTATTCATCTAGCAGGTAAGCAGCTATCGGTAGTTGCTCAGGCTTTTCTGGAGTACTTGCAAACTGAAGGAAAGCAGATTGCGGAAAATACTACATGGTAA
- the malQ gene encoding 4-alpha-glucanotransferase, with protein sequence MAFQRASGILLHPTSLPSKFGIGDLGETAYQFIEFLSRSGQKLWQVLPLGPTGYGNSPYMSFSAIAGSPYLISPELLAKQHLLKEEDWADIPDFDQNRVDFEAVMPYKRKLLEIAFERFQQGYVNQDLQHHHDLYLLQEQFKKFCYEEADWLEDYVLFMTLHEQNPKVLWNNWEPAIARREPQALQQKREELHEQIEFQRFVQFVFFDQWLKLKQYANMRNIQIIGDIPIYVSHNSADVWANPENFALDPDTYEVAQMAGVPPDYFSATGQLWGNPVYNWEYLQETHFAWWIDRFRFLNRYVDIIRIDHFRGFEAFWQVPAGEENAIKGEWKVAPGTELFTKLNEVMGELPILAEDLGVITPEVDKLRDDFGFPGMRVLMFAFGGGSDNFHLPHNYVRNSAVYTGTHDNDTAVGWWQRASKYEKGLFYKYIVGFAAGEPINWVLIRMAMAAVSVIAIVPLQDILGLDNNARMNTPATATGNWGWRYSDPDLLNQDLSDLLLEITQLYSR encoded by the coding sequence ATGGCTTTTCAACGTGCTAGTGGAATTTTGTTGCATCCAACCTCACTACCCAGCAAATTTGGGATTGGGGATTTAGGAGAGACGGCTTATCAGTTTATTGAGTTTTTATCGCGTAGTGGTCAAAAGCTGTGGCAAGTGCTACCCCTTGGCCCCACAGGATATGGTAACTCTCCCTATATGAGCTTTAGCGCGATCGCAGGTAGCCCTTATCTGATCAGCCCTGAACTATTAGCAAAGCAACATTTACTCAAGGAAGAGGATTGGGCTGATATTCCTGATTTTGACCAAAATCGCGTTGATTTTGAGGCAGTAATGCCATACAAACGCAAGTTACTAGAGATTGCTTTTGAGAGATTTCAACAAGGCTATGTTAATCAAGATCTCCAACATCATCATGATCTATATTTGCTCCAAGAGCAATTCAAAAAGTTTTGCTACGAAGAAGCTGACTGGCTCGAAGACTATGTGCTATTCATGACCCTGCATGAACAAAATCCTAAAGTTCTTTGGAATAATTGGGAACCTGCGATCGCCAGACGCGAGCCACAAGCATTGCAACAAAAGCGCGAAGAACTACACGAGCAAATTGAGTTTCAAAGATTTGTGCAATTCGTCTTTTTTGATCAATGGCTGAAGCTAAAGCAATATGCCAATATGCGAAACATTCAGATTATTGGTGATATTCCCATTTATGTATCTCACAATAGTGCTGATGTTTGGGCAAATCCCGAAAACTTTGCCCTCGATCCTGACACCTATGAAGTCGCGCAGATGGCAGGCGTACCACCTGACTATTTCAGTGCCACAGGTCAACTATGGGGTAACCCTGTTTATAACTGGGAATATCTCCAAGAAACTCACTTTGCATGGTGGATCGATCGCTTTCGCTTTCTAAATCGTTATGTAGATATTATTCGGATCGATCATTTCCGAGGCTTTGAGGCTTTTTGGCAAGTTCCCGCAGGTGAAGAAAACGCAATTAAGGGCGAATGGAAAGTTGCTCCTGGGACAGAACTATTTACCAAGCTAAATGAGGTAATGGGTGAGTTACCAATTCTTGCCGAAGATCTTGGTGTGATCACTCCTGAAGTTGATAAGTTGCGGGATGATTTTGGGTTTCCTGGGATGCGCGTCTTGATGTTTGCCTTTGGCGGCGGCTCTGACAATTTCCATCTCCCACACAACTATGTGCGAAATAGTGCTGTCTACACAGGAACCCATGACAATGATACGGCTGTGGGTTGGTGGCAAAGGGCGAGTAAGTACGAAAAGGGACTATTTTACAAATATATAGTCGGATTTGCCGCAGGTGAACCGATTAACTGGGTGCTAATCCGTATGGCGATGGCGGCTGTGTCGGTAATTGCGATCGTGCCGTTGCAGGATATTCTCGGCTTGGACAACAATGCGCGGATGAATACTCCCGCCACAGCCACAGGCAATTGGGGCTGGCGCTATAGCGATCCCGATTTGCTAAATCAAGATCTCAGCGATCTCCTACTTGAAATTACCCAACTGTATAGCCGCTAA
- the rpoB gene encoding DNA-directed RNA polymerase subunit beta, which produces MNKPTLVTPAFVLPDLVEIQRESFRWFLEEGLIEELESFSPITDYTGKMELHFIAKDYKLKRPKYSVDESKRRDATYAVQMYVPTRLINKETGEIKEQEVFIGDLPLMTDRGTFIINGAERVIVNQIVRSPGVYYKQEIDKNGRRTYNASLIPNRGAWLKFETDKNDLVWVRIDKTRKLSAQVLLKAIGLSDAEILDALTHREYFQKTIDKEGQFDEDEALKELYRKLRPGEPPTESGGRELLRSRFFDPKRYDLGKVGRYKLNKKLRLNTPDTMRVLTEKDILTAINYLINLKFDIGEIDDIDHLGNRRVRSVGELLQNQVRVGLNRLERIIRERMTVSDVDALTPASLVNPKPLVAAIKEFFGSSQLSQFMDQTNPLAELTHKRRLSALGPGGLTRERAGFAVRDIHPSHYGRICPIETPEGPNAGLIGSLATHARVNQYGFIETPYYAVENGKVHKNEEPVYMTADEEDEFRVAPGDVATNDEGYIFNEIVPIRYRQEWGTATPEEIDYVAVSPVQIISVATSLIPFLEHDDANRALMGSNMQRQAVPLLRPERPLVGTGLEAQAARDSGMVIVSRVTGEVSYVSADEIRVKADDTGLESIYRLQKYQRSNQDTCLNQRPLVWVGDTVVAGQVLADGSATEGGEIALGQNILVAYMPWEGYNYEDAILINERLVIDDVYTSIHVEKYEIEARQTKLGPEEITREIPNVGEDSLRNLDEQGIIRIGAWVSSGEILVGKVTPKGESDQPPEEKLLRAIFGEKARDVRDNSLRVPNGEKGRVVDVRVFTREQGDELPPGANMVVRVYVAQKRKIQVGDKMAGRHGNKGIISRILPKEDMPFLPDGTPLDIVLNPLGVPSRMNVGQVFECLLGWAAENLNARFKIVPFDEMYGEEASRELVHGQLEHARNHTGKDWIFNDGFPGKLTVYDGRTGEPFDQPVTVGKAYMLKLVHLVDDKIHARSTGPYSLVTQQPLGGKAQQGGQRFGEMEVWALEAFGAAYILQELLTVKSDDMTGRNEALNAIVKGHAIPRPGTPESFKVLVRELQSLCLDVSVHKLSEDGSNQDTEVDLMVDTGSRRTPNRPTYESVYRGDINFDEDDD; this is translated from the coding sequence ATGAATAAGCCTACTCTTGTTACTCCTGCCTTCGTTCTACCAGATCTTGTAGAAATCCAGCGGGAGAGTTTTCGATGGTTCCTAGAAGAAGGACTTATTGAAGAGCTTGAGAGTTTCTCACCGATTACAGATTATACGGGCAAAATGGAACTCCATTTCATTGCCAAAGATTATAAACTCAAGCGTCCAAAATATAGTGTTGATGAGTCCAAACGTCGGGATGCCACCTATGCCGTACAGATGTACGTTCCCACGAGGCTTATTAATAAAGAAACAGGAGAAATAAAAGAGCAAGAAGTTTTTATTGGCGATCTGCCCCTGATGACAGATCGTGGAACCTTTATCATCAATGGCGCTGAGCGAGTCATCGTCAATCAGATTGTCCGTAGCCCTGGGGTTTATTACAAACAAGAGATTGACAAGAACGGTCGCCGTACCTACAACGCCAGCCTGATTCCTAACCGAGGTGCATGGCTAAAGTTTGAAACCGACAAGAATGATCTTGTATGGGTACGTATTGACAAAACTCGTAAACTTTCCGCACAGGTATTACTGAAGGCGATCGGCTTAAGTGATGCGGAAATTCTTGATGCGCTGACTCACCGTGAGTATTTCCAGAAAACAATTGATAAAGAAGGTCAGTTCGACGAAGACGAAGCTCTGAAAGAGCTTTATCGCAAGCTCCGTCCAGGTGAGCCTCCTACGGAGTCTGGTGGACGTGAACTATTGCGATCGCGCTTTTTTGACCCCAAACGTTATGACCTCGGAAAGGTTGGACGTTACAAGCTCAATAAGAAATTGCGCTTAAATACCCCTGACACGATGCGGGTACTGACCGAGAAGGACATTCTCACTGCGATCAACTATCTGATTAACCTCAAATTTGATATCGGTGAAATCGACGACATTGACCACTTAGGCAACCGTCGCGTCAGGTCAGTCGGTGAATTGCTACAAAACCAAGTTCGTGTTGGCTTAAACCGTCTAGAGCGGATCATTCGCGAACGAATGACTGTCTCTGATGTTGATGCATTGACCCCTGCATCCTTGGTTAACCCCAAGCCCCTAGTTGCCGCAATCAAAGAATTCTTTGGTTCTAGCCAACTATCTCAGTTCATGGATCAAACCAATCCTCTCGCTGAGTTAACCCACAAGCGTCGTCTTAGCGCCCTTGGTCCTGGTGGTCTGACCCGTGAACGTGCAGGCTTCGCAGTGCGTGATATTCACCCTAGTCACTACGGTCGCATCTGCCCCATTGAAACGCCTGAAGGACCTAACGCTGGTCTGATCGGTTCCTTGGCAACTCACGCTCGTGTGAATCAATACGGCTTCATCGAAACTCCTTATTATGCAGTTGAAAATGGCAAAGTTCACAAGAACGAAGAACCTGTCTACATGACTGCCGATGAAGAAGATGAATTCCGCGTAGCTCCAGGTGACGTAGCTACTAACGATGAAGGTTATATTTTTAACGAAATTGTACCGATTCGCTACCGTCAAGAATGGGGTACAGCAACACCTGAAGAAATTGACTATGTTGCAGTTTCTCCTGTACAGATCATCTCGGTGGCAACATCGCTGATTCCTTTCCTTGAGCATGATGATGCTAACCGCGCCCTGATGGGATCGAACATGCAACGTCAAGCGGTTCCTCTCTTGCGTCCTGAGCGTCCCCTCGTTGGTACTGGACTTGAAGCGCAAGCTGCGCGTGACTCAGGTATGGTAATCGTCTCGCGAGTCACAGGTGAAGTCTCCTATGTCTCTGCCGATGAAATTCGCGTTAAGGCTGATGACACTGGTTTAGAAAGCATCTACCGTCTGCAAAAGTATCAGCGATCAAACCAAGACACCTGCTTAAATCAGCGTCCTCTGGTATGGGTTGGCGATACGGTCGTCGCAGGGCAAGTACTTGCTGACGGCTCGGCAACTGAAGGTGGAGAAATTGCGCTTGGTCAGAACATTCTCGTTGCTTACATGCCTTGGGAAGGCTACAACTACGAAGACGCAATTCTGATTAATGAGCGTCTCGTAATTGATGATGTTTATACCTCGATTCACGTTGAGAAATACGAAATTGAGGCAAGGCAAACTAAGCTAGGACCTGAAGAAATCACTCGCGAAATTCCTAACGTTGGCGAAGATTCTCTGCGTAACCTTGATGAACAGGGCATTATTCGCATTGGCGCTTGGGTAAGTTCTGGTGAAATCCTTGTTGGTAAAGTCACACCTAAGGGTGAATCTGATCAGCCTCCTGAAGAAAAGCTGTTAAGAGCAATTTTCGGTGAAAAGGCTCGTGATGTAAGAGATAACTCTTTGCGCGTACCTAACGGTGAAAAGGGTCGCGTTGTCGATGTGCGCGTATTTACTCGCGAACAAGGCGATGAGCTTCCTCCGGGGGCAAACATGGTCGTTCGTGTCTATGTTGCTCAAAAACGCAAGATCCAAGTCGGCGACAAGATGGCAGGTCGTCACGGTAACAAGGGTATTATTTCGCGGATTTTGCCGAAGGAAGATATGCCTTTCTTGCCCGATGGTACGCCTCTCGACATCGTGTTGAACCCTCTGGGTGTACCTTCTCGGATGAACGTCGGTCAAGTATTTGAATGCTTGCTCGGTTGGGCTGCGGAAAACTTGAATGCTCGTTTTAAGATCGTACCTTTCGATGAAATGTATGGTGAAGAGGCATCTCGTGAATTGGTACATGGTCAGCTAGAACATGCTCGTAACCACACTGGCAAAGACTGGATCTTTAATGATGGCTTCCCAGGTAAATTGACCGTCTATGACGGACGCACTGGTGAACCCTTTGATCAACCTGTGACCGTTGGTAAAGCTTATATGCTGAAACTAGTTCACCTTGTTGATGACAAGATTCACGCTCGTTCAACTGGTCCTTACTCTCTAGTTACCCAGCAACCTCTTGGTGGTAAAGCCCAGCAAGGTGGTCAGCGCTTTGGAGAAATGGAAGTATGGGCGCTGGAAGCTTTTGGTGCAGCCTATATTCTCCAAGAACTGCTCACAGTTAAGTCTGACGATATGACTGGACGTAACGAAGCGCTGAATGCGATCGTGAAAGGTCATGCAATTCCTCGTCCTGGTACGCCTGAATCATTCAAGGTATTGGTACGCGAACTTCAGTCGCTATGTTTGGATGTATCAGTTCACAAACTCTCTGAGGATGGCAGTAACCAAGATACAGAAGTAGATCTGATGGTGGATACTGGTTCCCGTCGCACCCCAAATCGTCCAACCTATGAATCTGTCTACCGAGGCGATATCAACTTTGATGAGGACGATGATTAA
- a CDS encoding Ycf66 family protein yields MINIGGNPLMILLAIVAALGGVGLYFVRNFRPELARDHDIFFSAIALVYGIILLAFNFRMEITTQLAQVLVVGFAGWFAVESLVLRQALANQARRAPSSPLVDDEEPIGSDYRVEIDPTREIAPRRDRDPSRRMRGSISSNSAEASELRGDTTDTRRSRRPKRSSNDANSNDSVIDIDESDIRPVSPKRRPRPSDDNMNGERPRNRNSESDNYGEPTKDTAATSGRRRRPSSRPSSYGNTDVSNSDDF; encoded by the coding sequence ATGATCAACATCGGTGGCAACCCGCTAATGATTCTTTTGGCAATTGTTGCCGCTTTAGGAGGAGTGGGTTTATATTTTGTGCGCAACTTTCGCCCTGAACTAGCCCGCGACCACGATATTTTTTTCTCGGCGATCGCCTTGGTATACGGCATTATCTTGCTAGCTTTTAATTTTCGGATGGAAATTACAACGCAATTAGCCCAAGTCTTAGTCGTGGGCTTTGCAGGATGGTTTGCTGTAGAGTCTTTAGTACTGCGCCAAGCTTTAGCCAATCAAGCCCGAAGAGCGCCTTCTAGCCCTCTAGTTGATGACGAAGAACCGATCGGTTCTGATTATCGGGTTGAAATTGATCCTACTCGTGAAATAGCTCCCCGCCGCGATCGTGACCCATCACGTCGGATGAGAGGTTCTATTTCTTCTAACAGTGCGGAGGCAAGCGAATTGCGTGGAGACACCACAGATACTCGTCGATCTCGTCGTCCGAAAAGGAGTAGTAATGATGCTAATAGTAATGACTCAGTGATTGATATCGACGAAAGTGATATTCGTCCTGTCAGCCCCAAGCGTCGCCCAAGACCTAGTGATGATAATATGAACGGAGAGCGTCCCCGAAATCGGAATAGTGAATCTGATAACTATGGTGAGCCTACTAAGGATACTGCTGCCACATCTGGACGCAGACGCAGACCATCAAGCCGTCCTTCCTCCTATGGCAATACCGATGTATCAAATAGCGACGATTTTTAG